In Strigops habroptila isolate Jane chromosome 4, bStrHab1.2.pri, whole genome shotgun sequence, a single genomic region encodes these proteins:
- the LOC115607747 gene encoding proto-oncogene Mas-like: MEETNTTDLFVNGTNSGYEKNEGYFEYKCEFSFDGIMVVLVVCIGICVFGMVGNGIVLWFLGFQMKRNHFTVYILNLAVADFSLLLLFFLLILVIFNITKICYNLKSFFDFYFKFLDAVEFLSHFFLLSSLSLLTAISTERCVSVVFPIWYRCHRPKHLSGIVSGVLWASVGAFILSCYLCFLFGQRYYTAFAGVFIVYSVILSLMMLISNVSMVIRLRCGSQRRHLGKLYVAVVLNVIFFFAFGMPFIVLAFLRLSFSDKGVARKVTLVLALLNSSVNPVIYFLVGSCRQRCFRGSIRVALIRVFEEKARSEEESPMPEGIRMENSVPGTAGEGEA; the protein is encoded by the coding sequence ATGGAGGAGACAAACACAACAGACCTCTTTGTGAATGGCACGAATTCTGGATACGAGAAGAATGAGGGATATTTTGAATACAAATGTGAATTTTCATTTGATGGAATTATGGTGGTTTTAGTTGTCTGTATCGGGATCTGTGTCTTTGGAATGGTGGGGAATGGGATAGTCTTGTGGTTCCTGGGCTTCCAGATGAAGCGGAACCATTTCACAGTCTACATCCTAAATCTGGCAGTTGCTgacttctctctgcttctcctgtttTTTCTGCTCATATTGGTAATTTTCAACATAACAAAAATTTGTTAtaatttgaaatctttttttgatttttacttcAAGTTTCTAGATGCAGTTGAATTTCTGAGCCACTTCTTTCTCCTTAGCAGCCTGAGTCTCCTGACAGCCATCAGCACGGAGCGCTGTGTCTCCGTCGTCTTCCCAATCTGGTATCGCTGCCACCGCCCAAAGCACTTATCAGGCATCGTGAGTGGGGTGCTCTGGGCCAGCGTCGGGGCTTTCATTTTGTCATGTtatctttgctttctatttGGTCAGAGATATTACACGGCCTTTGCGGGTGTGTTCATTGTGTATTCGGTGATATTGTCATTAATGATGTTGATTTCCAACGTGTCCATGGTCATCAGGCTCCGATGTGGCTCACAGAGACGGCACCTGGGGAAACTCTATGTTGCTGTTGTGCTCAATGTCATCTTCTTCTTTGCCTTTGGGATGCCCTTCATTGTACTTGCTTTCCTTcgtctttcattttcagataaaGGAGTTGCTCGAAAAGTGACTcttgtgctggctctgctgaacAGCAGCGTGAATCCAGTCATTTACTTCCTGGTGGGGAGCTGTCGGCAGCGCTGCTTCCGAGGCTCCATCAGAGTAGCCCTGATCCGAGTGTTTGAAGAGAAAGCGAGGAGCGAGGAGGAGAGCCCCATGCCCGAGGGCATCCGGATGGAGAACAGtgtcccaggcactgctggggagggggaggccTGA
- the LOC115607749 gene encoding proto-oncogene Mas-like: protein MEETNTTDLFANDTNSGYENNEGYFDYECEFSFDGIMVVLVVCIGICVFGMVGNGIVLWFLGFQMKRNPITVYILNMAVAGFSLLLLYFLLILGIFNITKICYKLKSFLDFYFKFQDAFEFLCHFFVISGLSLLTAISTDRCVSVVFPIWYRCHRPKHLSGIVSGVLWASVGAFILSCYLCFLFGQRYYTAFAGVFIVYSVILPLMMLISNVSMVIRLRCGSQRRHLGKLYVAVVLNVIFFFVFGMPFIVLAFLHLSFSNDVDLLKVTLVPTLLNSSVNPVIYFLVGSCQQHRFRGSIKVALSRVFEEKARSEEQGGEPRARGHPDGEQCPRHCWGGGGLSCAPRCNEPHGRGPSE, encoded by the coding sequence ATGGAGGAGACCAACACAACAGACCTCTTTGCGAATGACACGAATTCTGGATATGAGAACAATGAGGGATATTTTGATTACGAATGTGAATTTTCATTTGATGGAATTATGGTGGTTTTAGTTGTCTGTATCGGGATCTGTGTCTTTGGAATGGTGGGGAATGGGATAGTCTTGTGGTTCCTGGGCTTCCAGATGAAGCGGAACCCTATTACAGTCTACATCCTAAATATGGCAGTTGCtggcttctctctgcttctcctgtattttctgctcATATTGGGAATTTTCAACATAACAAAAATTTGTTATAAGTTGAAATCTTTTTTGGATTTTTACTTCAAGTTTCAAGATGCATTTGAATTTCTGTGCCACTTCTTTGTCATTAGCGGCCTGAGTCTCCTGACAGCCATCAGCACGGACCGCTGTGTCTCCGTTGTCTTCCCAATCTGGTATCGCTGCCACCGCCCAAAGCACTTATCAGGCATCGTGAGTGGGGTGCTCTGGGCCAGCGTTGGGGCTTTCATTTTGTCATGTtatctttgctttctatttGGTCAAAGATATTACACGGCCTTTGCGGGTGTGTTCATTGTGTATTCGGTGATATTGCCATTAATGATGTTGATTTCCAACGTGTCCATGGTCATCAGGCTCCGATGTGGCTCACAGAGACGGCACCTGGGGAAACTCTATGTTGCTGTTGTGCTCAATGTCATCTTCTTCTTTGTCTTTGGGATGCCCTTCATTGTACTTGCTTtccttcatctttcattttcgAATGATGTAGATCTTCTGAAAGTGACTCTTGTGCCGACTCTGCTGAACAGCAGCGTGAATCCAGTCATTTACTTCCTGGTGGGGAGCTGTCAGCAGCACCGCTTCCGAGGCTCCATCAAAGTCGCCCTGAGCCGAGTGTTTGAAGAGAAAGCGAGGAGTGAGGAGCAAGGAGGAGAGCCCCGTGCCCGAGGGCATCCGGATGGAGAGCAGtgtcccaggcactgctggggagggggaggccTGAGCTGTGCTCCCCGTTGCAATGAGCCTCATGGCCGTGGCCCCAGTGAATAA
- the LOC115607748 gene encoding proto-oncogene Mas-like yields the protein MEETNTTDLLQNETNSGYENNEGYFDYECGFSFDGIMVVSVVCMGICVFGMVGNGIVLWFLGFQMKRNPFTVYILNLAVADFSLLLLYFLDKLAILNITKLCYKLNSFFDFYFNFQDAVAFLCHFFLLSSLSLLTAISMERCVSVIFPIWYLCHRPKHLSGIVSGVLWASVGAFILSCYLCFLFGQRYCTVFAGVFIVYSVILSLMMLISNAAMVIRLRCCSQRRHLGKLYVAVVLNVIFFFVFGMPFIVLAFLHLSFSNDVDLLKVTLVPTLLNSSVNPAIYFLVGSCQQHRFRGSIKVALSRVFEEKARSEEQGGEPRARGHPDGEQCPRHCWGGGGLSCAPRCNEPHGRGPSE from the coding sequence ATGGAGGAGACCAACACAACAGACCTCCTTCAGAATGAAACAAATTCTGGATATGAGAACAATGAGGGATATTTTGATTACGAATGTGGATTTTCATTTGACGGAATTATGGTGGTTTCAGTTGTCTGTATGGGGATCTGTGTCTTTGGAATGGTGGGGAATGGGATAGTCTTGTGGTTCCTGGGCTTCCAGATGAAGCGGAACCCTTTCACAGTCTACATCCTAAATCTGGCAGTTGCTgacttctctctgcttctcctgtattttctgGACAAATTGGCAATTCTCAACATAACAAAACTTTGTTATAAATTGAattctttttttgatttttacttcAATTTTCAAGATGCAGTTGCATTTCTGTGCCACTTCTTTCTCCTTAGCAGCCTGAGTCTCCTGACAGCCATCAGCATGGAGCGCTGTGTCTCTGTCATCTTCCCAATCTGGTATCTCTGCCACCGCCCAAAGCACTTATCAGGCATCGTGAGTGGGGTGCTCTGGGCCAGCGTCGGGGCTTTCATTTTGTCATGTtatctttgctttctatttGGTCAAAGATATTGCACGGTATTTGCGGGTGTGTTCATTGTGTATTCAGTGATTTTGTCATTAATGATGTTGATTTCCAACGCGGCCATGGTCATCAGGCTCCGATGCTGCTCACAGAGACGGCACCTGGGGAAACTCTATGTTGCTGTTGTGCTCAATGTCATCTTCTTCTTTGTCTTTGGGATGCCCTTCATTGTACTTGCTTtccttcatctttcattttcgAATGATGTAGATCTTCTGAAAGTGACTCTTGTGCCGACTCTGCTGAACAGCAGCGTGAATCCAGCCATTTACTTCCTGGTGGGGAGCTGTCAGCAGCACCGCTTCCGAGGCTCCATCAAAGTCGCCCTGAGCCGAGTGTTTGAAGAGAAAGCGAGGAGTGAGGAGCAAGGAGGAGAGCCCCGTGCCCGAGGGCATCCGGATGGAGAGCAGtgtcccaggcactgctggggagggggaggccTGAGCTGTGCTCCCCGTTGCAATGAGCCTCATGGCCGTGGCCCCAGTGAATAA